A single window of Rhodamnia argentea isolate NSW1041297 chromosome 5, ASM2092103v1, whole genome shotgun sequence DNA harbors:
- the LOC115755145 gene encoding beta-xylosidase/alpha-L-arabinofuranosidase 2-like: MTSAQNRAPTVCSVLLCLCCIHAFWCAVFGVRFVAGQSPKPVFACDVDGDPSLAAFGFCNASLGVEARVADLVKRLTLQEKIGFLVNDAGNVDSLGIPKYEWWSEALHGVSYVGPGTKFSSLVPGATSFPQVILTAASFNATLFETIGKVVSTEARAMHNVGLAGLTFWSPNVNIFRDPRWGRGQETPGEDPLLSSKYASGYVRGLQQSDDGNADRLKVAACCKHYTAYDIDNWKGVDRYHFNAVVTQQDLDDTFQPPFKSCVLDGNVASVMCSYNQVNGIPMCADPNLLAGIVRGEWKLNGYIVSDCDSVDVFYNSQHYTKTPEEAAAKAILAGLDLNCGSFLGQHTEAAVKGGLLNESAVDKAISNNFATLMRLGFFDGDPRKQLYGKLGPDDVCTPSNQELAREAARQGIVLLKNTAGSLPLSSTAIKSLAVIGPNANVTKTMIGNYEGTPCKYVTPLQGLAAVVSTTYVAGCADVGCGTAQTDDAKKAAASADATVLVMGADQSIEREGFDRVDLHLPGQQSLLVSEVANVSKGPVILVIMSGGGMDVSFAKDNDKITSILWVGYPGEAGGAAMADVIFGNHNPSGRLPMTWYPQSYADAVPMTNMNMRPDPATGYPGRTYRFYTGPTVYAFGDGLSYSKFSHRLVQAPQLVSMPLEEGHVCHSSACESLDATGETCANSTFDVHLRVKNVGSFSGSHTVFLFSSPPSVHRSPQKHLLGFEKVFLASKSEAQVQFRVDVCKDLSVVDEVGRRKVALGAHVLHVGDLKHGLSVRI, from the exons ATGACCTCTGCCCAGAACAGAGCGCCGACGGTGTGCTCTGTTTTGCTCTGCCTCTGCTGCATTCATGCGTTCTGGTGCGCCGTCTTCGGCGTCCGGTTCGTCGCGGGCCAGTCGCCCAAGCCGGTCTTCGCTTGCGACGTGGACGGGGACCCGAGTCTCGCCGCCTTCGGGTTCTGCAACGCGTCGTTGGGGGTCGAGGCGCGGGTGGCGGACCTGGTGAAGCGGCTGACTCTGCAGGAGAAGATCGGGTTCTTGGTGAACGACGCGGGCAATGTGGACAGCCTGGGGATCCCCAAGTACGAGTGGTGGTCGGAGGCGCTGCACGGGGTGTCGTACGTCGGGCCCGGGACCAAGTTCTCGAGCCTCGTCCCAGGGGCGACCAGCTTCCCTCAGGTCATCCTGACGGCGGCCTCGTTCAACGCCACCCTGTTCGAGACCATTGGGAAG GTGGTTTCGACAGAAGCCCGGGCGATGCACAACGTCGGGCTGGCTGGATTAACATTTTGGTCCCCGAACGTCAACATATTCAGGGACCCGAGATGGGGACGGGGCCAGGAAACGCCGGGGGAAGATCCGCTGCTCTCGAGCAAGTACGCGTCGGGTTATGTCAGAGGCCTACAACAGAGCGACGATGGAAATGCGGACCGGCTTAAAGTTGCTGCCTGCTGCAAACATTATACAGCGTATGACATCGATAACTGGAAAGGTGTCGATCGGTACCACTTCAACGCTGTG GTAACGCAACAAGATTTAGATGATACGTTTCAACCGCCGTTCAAGAGTTGTGTCCTCGACGGCAATGTCGCGAGTGTGATGTGCTCCTACAACCAGGTTAATGGTATTCCAATGTGTGCAGACCCAAACCTTCTCGCCGGGATCGTCCGAGGAGAATGGAAATTAAACGG ATATATCGTTTCGGATTGCGATTCAGTGGACGTGTTCTACAATTCCCAGCACTATACTAAAACGCCAGAAGAGGCTGCAGCTAAGGCCATTTTGGCAG GGTTGGATCTCAATTGCGGATCTTTCCTAGGCCAACACACTGAAGCGGCGGTGAAAGGTGGACTGTTGAATGAATCGGCGGTCGACAAGGCCATCTCTAACAATTTTGCCACGCTGATGAGGCTCGGCTTCTTCGATGGGGATCCAAGGAAGCAGTTGTATGGAAAGCTTGGCCCGGACGACGTGTGCACACCGAGCAACCAGGAGCTCGCCCGGGAAGCCGCGAGGCAAGGGATTGTGTTGCTTAAGAACACGGCAGGATCATTGCCCCTGTCCTCGACCGCCATAAAGTCCTTGGCAGTGATCGGACCCAATGCCAATGTCACGAAAACCATGATCGGGAACTACGAAG GCACTCCTTGCAAGTACGTGACACCTTTGCAAGGCCTAGCAGCTGTCGTTTCGACAACGTATGTGGCCGGCTGTGCGGACGTAGGATGCGGCACGGCCCAGACAGATGACGCGAAGAAAGCCGCGGCCTCGGCGGATGCAACGGTGCTCGTGATGGGCGCCGACCAGTCGATCGAGAGGGAGGGTTTCGACCGGGTCGACCTCCACCTTCCAGGCCAGCAGTCGCTGTTGGTCTCGGAAGTGGCGAATGTGTCGAAGGGGCCTGTGATCCTCGTGATCATGTCGGGGGGAGGGATGGACGTGTCGTTCGCCAAGGACAACGACAAGATCACAAGCATTTTGTGGGTCGGTTACCCCGGCGAAGCCGGCGGCGCAGCGATGGCGGACGTGATTTTCGGGAACCATAATCCTA GTGGAAGATTGCCAATGACATGGTATCCGCAGTCGTACGCCGACGCCGTCCCAATGACGAACATGAACATGAGGCCCGACCCCGCCACGGGCTACCCGGGCAGGACATACCGCTTCTACACCGGGCCGACCGTGTACGCATTCGGGGACGGGCTGAGCTACTCCAAATTCAGCCACCGTCTAGTCCAAGCGCCCCAGCTTGTGTCCATGCCCTTAGAGGAAGGCCACGTTTGCCACTCGTCGGCATGCGAATCCTTGGACGCCACGGGCGAGACGTGCGCGAATTCGACCTTCGACGTGCACCTGAGAGTCAAGAACGTTGGAAGCTTCAGCGGGAGCCACACGGTGTTCTTGTTCAGCAGCCCTCCATCGGTGCACAGGTCGCCTCAGAAGCACCTGCTGGGCTTCGAGAAGGTGTTCTTGGCCTCAAAAAGTGAGGCACAGGTGCAGTTCAGGGTCGACGTTTGCAAGGATCTGAGCGTGGTTGACGAGGTCGGCCGCCGGAAGGTCGCCTTGGGGGCGCACGTCCTCCACGTCGGGGACTTGAAGCATGGGTTGAGCGTGCGGATTTGA
- the LOC115755144 gene encoding pentatricopeptide repeat-containing protein At1g03100, mitochondrial: MLFVRKLGRSIKKDPLLNWRLPLADEHVIGRATIRQYPRACKCHRSVRSLFNVEKDGFASKLIESEVNRHCVASYSSFVETVLVQARDPAKLSSELVAAVDERRHDDAWKLYELHMQMEGFPRKSVVHKLIVSFTETLDVQWLKKAYGLVECAFEEGKQNLFEKETLIYLSFGLTKGGLPIAASTMLRKLVDMEEYPPVAAWSAILAYMSQTAPGAYLAAELVLEIGYLFQDGRVDPRKKSNAPLVAMKPNTTAFNIALAGCLLFDTCRKAEQLLDMMPRIQIKADTNLLIIMAHIHERNGRREELKKLQRHIEEAPNLTDMQFRQFYNCLLTCHLKFGDLHSASSMVLDMLRKAKEAKNSLAAATFAFDGTRKGNGLTGGVVSGQSDQNSRLDFLEKVSLKQQAIISYEEFSKDRKFEKLQTEAEHALTGLLAKLQVQVELVTTHRGILQPTENIYAKLVKAFLEADNIKDLADFLIKAEKEDLPVSNDSSALVHVINSCILLGWLDQAYDLLDEMHLAGVRTGSAVYSSLLKAYCKANRATEVTSLLRDARKAGIQLDASSYEAMIQSRVLHDDTQGALNLFREMKDSKIPRLGHREFDLLVKGCAESGEAGLMSKLLQEIKEGQSFDCGVHGWNNVIHFFCKKRLMQDAEKALKKMRSLGHTPNAQTFHSMVTGYAAIGGKYVEVTELWGEMKALSASSPIKFDQELLDSVLYTFVRGGFFARANEVVGMMEKGNMFVDKYKYRTLFLKYHKTLYKGKAPKFQSEAQLNKREAALTFKKWVGLN, encoded by the coding sequence ATGCTGTTCGTTAGGAAACTGGGTCGTTCGATCAAGAAAGATCCTCTCTTGAATTGGCGGTTGCCTCTCGCTGATGAGCACGTTATAGGTAGGGCCACAATCAGACAATACCCTCGAGCTTGCAAGTGCCATCGGTCTGTCCGTTCTTTGTTTAATGTGGAGAAAGATGGTTTTGCATCGAAACTTATCGAGAGCGAAGTCAATAGGCATTGTGTAGCTAGCTATTCATCGTTCGTTGAGACGGTGTTGGTGCAGGCTAGAGATCCTGCTAAACTCAGCAGTGAATTGGTGGCCGCAGTTGACGAGCGTAGGCATGATGATGCATGGAAGTTGTATGAGCTACATATGCAAATGGAAGGGTTTCCCAGAAAGTCTGTGGTGCACAAGCTTATAGTGAGTTTCACCGAAACCCTCGATGTCCAGTGGCTCAAGAAAGCGTATGGGTTGGTGGAATGCGCTTTCGAGGAGGGTAAGCAGAACTTGTTTGAGAAGGAAACTCTAATTTATCTCTCTTTCGGTCTCACGAAGGGTGGGTTACCAATTGCTGCATCTACTATGTTGAGGAAGTTGGTCGACATGGAAGAGTATCCCCCCGTTGCGGCTTGGTCCGCGATCTTGGCTTACATGTCTCAAACAGCACCTGGAGCTTATCTCGCAGCTGAACTTGTTCTTGAGATTGGTTATTTGTTTCAAGATGGACGAGTCGATCCTCGTAAAAAGAGCAATGCGCCTTTGGTTGCTATGAAGCCCAATACTACTGCTTTTAACATTGCTTTGGCCGGGTGCCTCTTGTTTGATACTTGCAGGAAAGCAGAGCAACTCCTTGACATGATGCCACGGATACAGATTAAAGCTGACACAAACTTATTGATTATTATGGCACATATACATGAGAGGAATGGCCGTCGAGAGGAGCTGAAGAAGCTTCAGAGGCACATAGAGGAAGCTCCGAACCTAACTGATATGCAGTTCCGGCAATTTTACAATTGTTTGCTTACTTGCCATTTGAAGTTTGGGGATCTACATTCTGCGTCCAGCATGGTTTTGGATATGCTGCGCAAGGCAAAGGAAGCAAAAAACTCACTTGCTGCTGCTACGTTCGCATTCGATGGTACTAGGAAGGGTAATGGTTTGACTGGTGGAGTAGTTTCTGGTCAAAGTGATCAAAATAGCAGATTGGACTTCCTGGAGAAAGTGTCATTGAAACAACAAGCTATTATATCGTATGAAGAGTTCTCTAAAGATCGTAAGTTCGAGAAGCTGCAGACTGAGGCAGAGCATGCTCTTACTGGGTTGTTGGCTAAGTTGCAGGTGCAAGTGGAACTGGTGACAACTCACCGTGGGATTCTTCAACCAACAGAGAACATATATGCGAAATTGgttaaggcttttcttgaagCTGACAACATCAAGGATTTGGCAGATTTCCTTATTAAGGCAGAGAAAGAAGACTTGCCTGTTTCGAATGATAGTTCGGCCTTGGTTCATGTCATTAATTCGTGCATTTTACTTGGTTGGTTGGATCAGGCATACGATCTCCTTGACGAGATGCATTTGGCTGGGGTTAGAACAGGTTCTGCTGTGTATTCTTCTCTCTTGAAAGCATATTGCAAAGCCAACCGAGCCACAGAGGTGACATCACTTCTCCGAGATGCTCGTAAAGCAGGCATCCAGCTAGATGCAAGCTCTTACGAGGCAATGATCCAGTCTAGGGTTCTTCATGATGATACTCAAGGAGCACTTAACCTATTTAGAGAGATGAAAGATTCTAAAATACCTCGATTAGGTCATCGAGAGTTTGATTTATTGGTCAAGGGTTGTGCTGAGAGTGGTGAGGCAGGTCTCATGTCAAAGCTCTTGCAGGAAATCAAAGAAGGTCAGAGCTTTGATTGTGGTGTTCATGGTTGGAACAACGTCATTCATTTTTTCTGCAAGAAGAGACTAATGCAGGATGCAGAGAAAGCTTTGAAGAAAATGCGCAGTCTAGGGCATACCCCTAATGCACAGACATTCCATTCTATGGTGACTGGGTATGCTGCTATCGGAGGAAAATATGTGGAGGTAACTGAGCTGTGGGGTGAAATGAAAGCTCTCTCTGCTTCCTCCCCAATAAAGTTTGATCAGGAACTCTTGGATTCTGTACTCTATACTTTTGTGAGAGGTGGGTTTTTTGCTCGAGCAAATGAGGTTGTTGGAAtgatggaaaaaggaaacatgTTTGTTGACAAGTATAAATATCGCACGCTCTTCCTAAAGTACCATAAAACACTTTACAAGGGTAAGGCTCCCAAATTCCAGAGCGAAGCTCAACTGAACAAGAGAGAAGCAGCATTGACTTTCAAAAAATGGGTAGGATTGAATTGA